A region of Daphnia carinata strain CSIRO-1 chromosome 10, CSIRO_AGI_Dcar_HiC_V3, whole genome shotgun sequence DNA encodes the following proteins:
- the LOC130701218 gene encoding chitin deacetylase 1-like: MVSTSWSVVVLVAILLQLTWSSPVPDENHPLLRNKRQVRNGIRCMNNGKFYRNPDREKAKMWSTGECAKYYLCIENEVFEFKCSTGLLFDIVRQICDFKAKVDNCDINTEAALPKPLLNTPEPICPVNELACADGTCLNSDLFCDGHADCVDGSDEGWCDAENDPNAAARCDYANCTLPNCFCSVDGTLIPGNLEVNQVPQMITITFDDAVNGENWDLYLNKLFIPERKNPNGCPIHATFYVSHEYNNYQHVQKLWNAGHEIAAHSITHRHPEGWWSTNATIEDWFDEMVGQANIINRFAGVHMEDIRGIRVPFLRVGWNRQFLMMKEFGFVYDASMAAPLSDPPIWPYTLDYKMPHGCVGTGQRCPSRSFPGIWEMVLNQLEVEEYSCAMVDSCPSHGSEDEVYEMLMHNFRRHYNSNRAPFGLYFHTIWFKKRINLRAFQRFLEDMVRMPEVWILNNWEVIQWMQKPTPINALSQFDPWKCKPQVPPEDKACNIGRACKLQSRALRGDRYLHTCTECPQVYPWIKNEFGLDI; the protein is encoded by the exons ATGGTGTCCACTTCGTGGTCAGTTGTGGTTCTAGTTGCAATTCTTCTTCAACTCACTT GGTCCTCTCCGGTGCCGGACGAAAATCATCCGTTATTGCGCAACAAGCGACAGGTACGCAACGGCATTCGGTGTATGAACAATGGCAAGTTCTATCGTAATCCCGATCGAGAAAAGGCGAAGATGTGGTCAACCGGTGAATGCGCCAAATATTATCTTTGCATTG AAAACGAAGTCTTTGAATTCAAGTGCTCGACAGGTTTGCTATTCGATATCGTCAGGCAGATTTGCGACTTTAAGGCGAAAGTGGACAACTGCGACATTAacacag AGGCTGCTTTACCCAAACCGCTTCTCAATACGCCGGAACCCATCTGCCCGGTCAATGAGCTTGCTTGTGCTGATGGAACTTGCCTGAACAGCGACCTATTTTGCGATGGACATGCCGATTGCGTCGATGGGAGCGACGAAGGATGGTGCG ATGCCGAGAATGATCCAAACGCGGCCGCCCGTTGCGACTACGCCAACTGTACGTTGCCCAACTGTTTCTGCAGTGTTGATGGAACACTCATCCCAGGCAATCTCGAAGTTAATCAG GTGCCACAGATGATTACCATCACGTTTGACGATGCCGTTAACGGCGAGAATTGGGACTTGTACCTCAACAAACTCTTTATTCCGGAACG tAAGAATCCAAACGGTTGCCCCATCCACGCCACGTTCTACGTCAGTCACGAGTACAATAATTATCAGCATGTACAGAAGCTATGGAATGCCGGACACGAAATTGCTGCCCATTCCATCAC GCATCGGCATCCGGAGGGCTGGTGGTCGACTAACGCCACTATTGAGGACTGGTTCGATGAAATGGTCGGCCAGGCTAACATTATCAATCGCTTTGCTGGCGTTCACATGGAGGACATCCGCGGCATCCGCGTACCTTTCTTGCGCGTCGGGTGGAACCGACAATTTCTCATGATGAAGGAGTTCGGCTTTGTTTACGATGCCAGTATGGCCGCTCCTCTCAGTGATCCGCCTATTTGGCCTTACACGCTGGACTACAAGATGCCTCACGGTTGTGTCGGTACCGGACAACGCTGCCCTAGTCGCAGTTTCCCAGGCATCTGGGAAATGGTACTCAACCAGCTGGAAGTCGAG GAGTACTCTTGCGCCATGGTGGATTCGTGCCCGTCTCACGGGTCCGAAGATGAAGTTTACGAGATGTTGATGCACAATTTTAGGCGACACTACAACTCGAATCGCGCACCGTTCGGTCTCTACTTCCACACCATTTGGTTTAAGAAGCGCATTAACTTGCGGGCCTTCCAG CGATTCCTCGAGGATATGGTCCGCATGCCAGAAGTTTGGATCCTCAACAATTGGGAAGTGATTCAGTGGATGCAAAAACCAACGCCGATCAATGCGTTGAGTCAATTCGATCCATGGAAATGTAAACCCCAG GTTCCACCTGAGGATAAAGCTTGCAACATTGGCCGTGCGTGTAAATTGCAATCACGTGCACTGAGAGGCGATCGTTATCTCCACACTTGCACGGAATGCCCACAAGTCTATCCATGgatcaaaaatgaatttggttTGGACATTTAA